GGCTAGCTAACTTATTGATCCGGCTTAATGAAATAAAACCCCGATGCCTGAATAACCagaacacacaaaaacacaagcATCTGCAACGACTTGGTTGGAAaaccactacagctacacacGCTAGGCTAGAAAACAGATCTGTAGTGGAAAATGGGCCACTTCAATGCATAAGTAAGAATATACAGCTACAAATTTGGAGGGGTTGGGATCGGGATGGGTTTCAGCTTTAGTTACTAGATTACCTTTTCGTATCCCTGAGTGGTGGTTCCACTGCCAGTCACTTAGCCCTATtcagagatacagacagatagGGGTTACATATATTGACAGGACTGATTGGGACAGGGCATCATTTGGGCCTGCGTGCCAGGGGTGGCAGCACGGCATAGGGGTGTACAGGTCATTGGGTTAGATACACGAACGGCCAATCAAATGGCCTTCTACCAAGTACTAAAATGTTTATAGCGCGTCGTAGCTGGTGGGAACAAAAATGTGATTTGTTGTATCATATGCATACCCATTGTATAAACTGACAAGGGTTTGCTGAACAATAGCCCTTGCTATTTTCCCATGAAAAACGTGTCAGAGTGATCTTATTCTTCCAAACTGGACTTTAACACCCATAAGTGAGTGAAAGTTTGACAAAACAATGACAGAGCAGATGTCATGAACCTCAATTTCAAGAGCTGACAGAAACAAGATACCCACCGAGTTTGAAAACCGCACACACAGAGCCATCAACACTTAATGAGAGGATATTAAATTATTTCTTTGGTCGGGTCGGATTTGAATGACTTGTATTGCTGCACTAGTTTGCTATGTGCGTCAAATGAATTGAAAGTGCAAAGCCCTTTAAATTTAGACCATCTCCTAACAGATTTCTTGCTACAGGCTATCCATTTCTGTCAGCAGAGATACTTGTCAACACCACCACACATGTGCAAACAACAAACACACCAGACTAGGCTGGCCTGAAGGTGGGCCCCAGCACACTGACATGATCATGCTATCAATTCATGAATGAGTGGTAATGACACAGTCCTTGTCAGTTGTGGACTGTTGTGCAGTACATTTGAATCTGTAAGTCAATTTGTTGTGGTGCTGCACTGATGGAGATGAATGTCCATGAaaatggccaagataaagtaggCATATTCCTAAACAGTCTTTATCCTGacccaaatacactgctcaaaaaaataaagggaacacttaaacaacacaatgtaactccaagtcaatcacacttctgtgaaatcaaactgtccacttaggaagcaacactgattgacaataaatttcacatgctgttgtgcaaatggaatagacaaaaggtggaaattataggcaattagcaagacacccccaaaaagggaatggttctgcaggtggtgaccacacaccacttctcagttcctatgcttcctggctgttttggtcacttttgaatgctggtggtgctttcactctagtggtagcatgagacggagtctacaccccacacaagtggctcaggtagtacagttcatccaggatggcacatcaatgcgagctgtggcaaaaaggtttgctgtgtctgtcagcgtagtgtcaagagcatggaggcgctaccaggagacaggccagtacatcaggagacgtggaggaggccgtaggagggcaacaacccagcagcagggccgctacctccgcctttgtgcaaggaggtgcactgccagagccctgcaaaatgacctccagcaggccacaaatgtgcatgtgtttgctcaaacggtcagaaacagactccatgagggtggtatgagggcccgacgtccacaggtgggggttgtgcttacagcccaacaccgtgcaggacgtttggcatttgccagagaacaccaagattggcaaattcgccactggcgccctgtgctcttcacagatgaaagcaggttcacactgagcacatgagcacgtgacagagtctggagacgccgtggagaacgttctgctgcctgcaacatcctccagcatgaccggtttggcggtgggtcagtcatggtgtctgatggcatttctttgtggggctgcacagccctccatgtgctcgccagaggtagcctgactgccattaggtaccgagatgagagcCTCAGACCCCTtctgagaccatatgctgacacatgcacatttgtggcctgctggaggtcattttgcagggctctggcagtgcacctccttgcacaaaggcggaggtagcggccctgctgctgggttgttgccctcctacggcctcctccacgtctcctgatgtactggcctgtctcctggtagcgcctccatgctcttgacactacgctgacagacacagcaaacctttttgccacagctcgcattgatgtgccatcctggatgaactgtactacctgagccacttgtgtgggttgtagactccgtctcatgctaccactagagtgaaagcaccgccagcattcaaaagtgaccaaaacatcagccaggaagcataggaactgagaagtggtgtgtggtcaccacctgcagaatcactcctgttttggggggtgtcttgctaattgcctataatttccaccttttgtctattccatttgcacaacagcatgtgaaatttattgtcaatcagtgttgcttcctaagtggacagtttgatttcacagaagtgtgattgacttggagttacattgtgttgtttaagtgttccctttatttttttgagcagtgtatatattggaATCAAATACAGCCTGACATGAGTCACTTCCCACTCTTATGATTTTGTGActggaaaaaaatctgaaatctgACGACAACTTCAGaaacctggggtgtattcattacggaaaCCGTTTAAGAACCAAGCAGAtaaaaacaagagtttctattggacaaattcaggtaggtccctccacGTTTCATCCCGCTTGCTTAATTTAAGAAAAATTTAGCTACAGAATCGGAATGATTACAACCCGCAGGACAAACCTGACGAAGTGCTTTGTGCTTTCCTATTGTGTATAGTACAGCACAGCACTGAACAACAAGGCCTGGGGTGCTTTCAGCATAAAGATGGGGACGGAATAAGTACCTAAATTATTTTGAAGAATACAAATACGATTTAATACCTAGGTCTGGAGGACGCCAGGCTAGGTGTGGCTTAGGGGAGGGAGTGGTGGAGGCTGCCTGGCATACCTTTATTACAGGGGTTGTTGAAGCTGGCCTGGCCGTGGGTCTTGAGGTGGCTGGTAATGTAGGCGGCGCTCAACATCTTGCCACAGATGTTGCAGGTCACCTTGCCCTCATGTCGGATCATGTGGGAGCGCAGGCGGTCTTTGGTGGCGAAAGCAGAGGTGCAGGCCTGGGGAGGTATACAGGGACAATGACGGGGATATTAGAAGAGATACAATCTCAATCTGTCTGTGTACACAGTCTGCATCCTGAAGACTCAGGGGAGATTCAATATTTTATAATAATTTACAATTGGGAGATTGCATACTAATCATATCCTTAATCCAACAAACCAGGAGTGAATATGAGCGTGAACATAAACAGGGAAGGTGGCGTCCCGGAGGAGGATGCCTGGCTCCTTACCGTTACTTGGCATTTGAAGGGTCTCTCTGATGAATGAACATGCTTCACATGACAGCTTAGATGGTCAGGCCTgcagggggggggagagaggacagggagcacAGGCACTTTAAAACCTGGTATAGTAGCTACAATACAGGTAAGCTTTATAATTCACTCCATACATTGACAGTAGCtgcacacactactacactgttgaCACGTGATTAAATTAACAAATGGGCCAACAAAAGGTGGCAGGCAAATTACAAATTGTCTCTGAACCCACTGTCATTTCTTAATAATTAAATTATGCAAATTGTATCGAAGGCTATTACTGCGGATGTTTTATGTAATGAATGTTAGTCTCATGGCGGCCCATATTTGACCCATGGGACACAAGCATTCCTTCTCCCAAAGTAATAATCTATGTTCTTGCAACAAAACCCGAGTTATTCAGCTGAGCCCCAAAAAGAATTACCAGAGAGGTATGGAATTTAGACACTTCAAAATCTAGCTAGAACTCTATCCAACACCATGACAGACAATCATACCTGTTCTACAATATACTCCTGAAGACAATGATATGGCAACCAcagctgtgtctctgtcctcctcctctgcccccaCTAAGCCGCACTAGTGAAATGTTGCTACTGGACAAACGCTGCCAGAGAATTCCCCTCCAACAAAAGAGAGCGTGGCTTGAAAAAGTCTCAAAGGAGGCGGTTTCTCACTAGCAGGCTTTTTGTGATGGCTAGCAGGAGTCCAATCCCATCTCCTCAGGAGTGCAGTGGAGCTGAAAAGCTCATATCTCCCCTCCAACACAACACTCCTTCGTTTAAGAGGGGAATAGCCTTTTAAGGACCGCCAAACGTTAAAGTGAACATGCACCTCTCGCCGCACAAGAGTAAGATGTTACTTCGCACCAAGTCATTAGACATGATACAATATCCTTCACTTCCCTAGTTGCTAATAATTTAGCTCAGAAACACACCACCATGTTGACAGACAACTTAATGGATGTCTGAAGGGGTTGGGGTGAAGAGACATGTGCTCTCCAATATTGGAAATAGCAAAAAGGGAGAGGCGCCAAATTGATGATTACAAATCAGACCAGTCAATGAGTCAGAACACTACCATTGGCCTTGGGAGCTGCAGGAGTGACACTGGAGACCCAGGACCATCTCTTCTGGTGCTGTCTGGCTCCTGCAGCAGTCTCCCTGTCCCGTGCTGACATCACTGAGAGGGGGGACACGAGGGACTGCTGTGACGCACGCAAAGCTCCAGATACTGTTTATATACATGGCGGGGCACTGCTTGCATGTCATGAGTCAGTACTAGGGTCTAAACGAAGCTGCATGGGGCATCAGTAATAATGGCCAAGCTTCATAAAGCTACACACAAACAAGTGGTTCAGAACAACAATTAAAAGGACAATGTCTCAGAGATACCATATAAATAGGCCTTCCGGTATGTGAATTTAGGCATTGAAATTATACTCCACTTATTGTTCTTTGCTTGGGGAATTTCATTCAAAGTGGAAATTGTACATAATGCACATAGCCAGAAGGTGTATTAAAGCATCAGTGGAAACATCAGTATGCAAAGCACTGGTCCTAACAGCCTATCAATTGAGACTGATTAACCAGTCCAATTCAACTCAATTACATTCCAACACCTGGGGATTTCCAACATTACAATTCATCACACCTTGAAATGATTTGGCTACTGACCACTGAATACCAATTTCAAGTGGAATGTTTTTACCCAACCAAGCCCACCATGTACTTGTATGCCATCATCCATATCATATTCATCTAGGGCTGCATTTAACATAGTTATAGTCGTCAGCAGGTGCAGACCCACAAAACAATCTGCCCTCTTGTAGCCCATTATggctttatttttttactgtcaGTTTTTTTACATAGTCGTATCCTGTACATAAATGTATCAGATTCTGAATAAAGACGACTTTTGGAAAGTTGTAATATTGCCCTCTTGCTTTTCAACCCCACAATAAGGAAATATATTAGAGGCCCATTGAAATGGAAGCAGTGGAGAGGAGATCACCTTCACAGTGCAGTggtatttgtaagtcgctctggataagagcgtctgctaaatgacttaaatgtaaatgtaatgctaAGAAATGTGTGAAATTCCAACTAACCTCACACATAATAAATTCACTCTCAGAATGCATCGACAATTACAACATCATGTGCTATGGACAATAACATTAGACTACTCAGCATTTTGTAAGTGGACAAGAAAAGGGAAACTTGAGGAAGTTGAACAGCGCCACGCACCTGGAGAAGCCCTTCCCACAGACAGAGCAGATGTAAGGTTTGTGAACGCCCCCGTCGTGTGAGCGCACGTGGTAGGTCATGCGGTCCTTCCTCTTGAAGCGCTGCTGGCAAATGGGGCATTCAAAGGGCTTCTCGTCTGAGTGGGACAGCTTGTGACGATTCAGGTGGTAGACGTCACGGAAAGCCTTGCCACACATCTCACAGCCATGGTTCTTCTTCACTGGCTTGGCAGGCTTCTTGGGCTGGCTCTGCTGCTGATGCTGCTGATGTTGATGCTGCTGGGGCACCATGGTGGGAGACATGATGCTGGAGCCCGTGGAGGCCGAGGTGGTTGCCGTGGTGAGGATGCCAGCGATGGTGGATATGTAAGAGGGCTGGCCGCCGCTGTTCTCGCGCTGCGGCACTGTGGAGATCATGGGCACCATCGTGGGCGCCGTCTGTGTCTTCTTGGGACGGGACACCATCTTGACGCCCGTGTGGCAGGACTCGTGCCGTCTGAGATGGTAACTGTCCCGGAAGGCTTTGTTGCAGTAGCCGCAGATGAACGGTGTTTTGGACTTGGGCTCTTTCTTCACCACTGCAACGGGACCGCCGCCGCCACCACCGCCTCCCCCCGTCCCGCTGGCTACATTGTCCTTGAGGAGCTCAGCGACGCTGACCGGGGGCTTCTGGTCCAGGAGGATGGGCATCACAGGCTTCTGGTCCACAGGTTCTGGTCCTCCTGACTGGAGGAGAGGCAGCAAGCTGTTCTGGGCCACCTGGTGCTGGTGATGCAGGGCTTCATTGGCCTGCTGGAAGGACAACACAAAGACAGCCATGCAGAAGCACATCAGTACACAGTCTAGACAGTCACACACCCTCAAAGCTACTACAGCAGGGGGGGCACACCTGTTTCTGACTGCTCGAGAGCTGAAACGGACTGCCTTGTCAGCAGAACTACCACTGTTTCCAAGATGTGCTTACAATTGTAATCTAGTGATGGGGATGAAAGTAAAAACAGAAAGCAACAGAACTTCCCATTTCTCCAAAAGGACTGAGCAGAGTATGACAACTTTATTGCCTTTTCTTCTTTGAAAAGTCCATTTGAATGTCAGTTTCCATTTCCAGATGCGGTTGCCGAATTCCATGAACTAAGCTATAATATCTAAACGCTTTTCTGGTGACATCTAAGGGTAGCCTCGTGGGTGATGTTGAGGCTCAAAAAGATGTCACTCAATTTATACCATTATTGTAAGTCTTCCCCAGTGCCATTCAGGCAGCCCAGTTACTACAACCACAGCCCTATCAGCATGAATGCAGCATTCTAAAAGGAAGGACAGGCTTTAAGGCTTTAAcagaaagtgggtggggttacatCCTGCCTGGTTgcccctgtccgggggtatcgtcgaacGGGACCATAGTGTATCCAGACACCTCCCGTCTCAGCCTCCATTATTTTACCCCATTTtctggtatccaattggtagttacagtcttgtctcatcactgcaactcctgtatggactcaggagaggtgaaggtcgagagccgtgcgtcctccaaaacacagcccaaccaagccgcactgcacgCTTAACctagaagccagccacaccaatgtgtcggaggaaacaccgtacacctggcgaccgtgtcagcgtgcatgtgcccgccccgccacaggagtcgctagagcgcgatgggacaagaacatccctgcagggcaaaccctcccttaacccggcCGACGATGGgctaattgtgtgccgccccatgggtctcccggtcacagccggctgcgacagagcctggaatcgaaccatgatctctagtggcacagctagcactgcgccgCAGTGCCTCAGGcccctgcgccactcgggaggcccagcctccagtatttatgctgcagtagtctgtatttcggggggctagggtcagtctgttatatctggagtattttttctgtcttatccggtgtcctgtgtgaatttaagtatgctccctctaattcgcTTTCTGAGCCCTAGGACCTTGCCCCAGGACTACCCGGtcttccttgctgtccccagtccacctggtcatgctgctgctccagtttcaactgttctgcctgcggctatgaaaccctgacctgttcactggacgtgctaccttgtcccggacctgctgtctaACTGAATGCTCGGCTACGAAAAGCAAACTGATAttaactcctgaggtgctgacttgttgcatcctctacaaccactgatGATGATTATTAGaccttgctggtcatctatgaacgtttgaacatattgaacaatctggccttaaatggccatgtacgcatataatctccacccgccacagtcagaagaggactggccacccctcagagcctggttcctatctaggttcctgcctttctagggagtcttCACTAGTCACCGTGCTTCTTCATCTGCCTTGCTAGtcatttggggttttaggctgggttcctgtatagcactttgtgacatccgctaatgtaaaaagggctttataaatacatttgattgcttAAACAGAGGAACAGCCATTAATTTCTCAGAAATAGAAAGGGAGTCATTTCCAGCCCAAGCATCTGAGCCCCTCAGAAAAAAGAAGAGCGCAGCCTTGATGAATGTGGCAAGAGACAAGGGGACGTGGGTCAGGAGACAAGGgttaggaggggagagaagggttaAGAGGCAGCTGTTCCAGGTTCCATAAACTATAAAGAACAAAAAGATAAAaaagcaacaatttcaacgattttactgagttacagttcatataaagggaatcagtcaattgaaataaattcattaggccttaatctatggatttcacgactgggcagTGGCGCTGCCATAGGTGGGCCTGGATGAGTTGTAATCgtttcagacgatcccgcaggtgaagaagccggatgtggaggtgctgggctggcgtggttaaatgtggtctgcggttgtgaggccggttggacatagtgccaaattttctaaaacaatgttggaggtggattatggtagagaaattaacattcaattttcTGGCTACAGCTCTGGTGTACAGTCCTGCAGTCACcatgtcaattgcacactccctcaacttgagagacatctgtggcattaatgtgataaaactgcacattttagtgtggccttttattgtcccctgcacaaggtgcacgtatgtaatgatcatgccgtttaatcagcttcttgatatgtcacacctgtcaggaggatggattatcttggcaaataaaaaaatattcactAACAGATAAACACaattgtgcacaacatttaagagaaatgtgttttttgtgcatatggaagatttctgggatctttcatttcagctcatgaaacatgggaccaacactttacatgttgtgtttatatttttgttcagtgtaataaaGAGACAGAGGATTTCAACTGCGATTTGAGCACAGAGGGTTAGGTAAAGTCAGTTGTGTCGTGCCAGAACATGACATGAACAATATACAGTACACCAACATACACCTGACCAACTGCATACATACAACGAATCAACATGTTCATTTCACTTTGTAGATTTAAGTCTCTTGACCTTTCCCACAAACTCTTGAGTTTCTTGAACTATGATGACAATCTGGCATTGTACACCCAAAGTATTCAAGTGCCGCAACTCGAGATCTGCTCAAATGAGTCCTTCAGAGATCAACACAGAGCTCCATGCCACTCAATCTAAATCTGTTGCATGTAAGGTGATCTCCTGTGGTGATTGAGCCGATTAGTTCTCTCTACTGGCAGAACATTTAGCATGGGACAATCTGTATGTTAGTCAACTAtacctaaccccaacacaactGAATATGATGCAAGACAGAGGAGCAGGACTTGGCACTAAGGAACCTTTGGATACTCACAAAACTACATTATATTAACAAAAATGGTGCCCTAGGTAATCAAATATTGTCCAGAATGGTTGCTTTGACcaattggacaagttcaggtagtttcTCATCTACATCAACATTTCCTCCCATGTCCGCCTCCTGAACACGGTATCCATCTGCAACGATGAGCTACTGGCCCCGTCACCACCATTCAAAACGACACTGAATAGTAACAGAACCTACCAATGCTAATTGTTTGAAATGCAACTTCTGTCGTGTCTCAGGACAAGTTGTAATAGCTGCTTACACATCTGCTATAAATATCCCTTTTGGAGCAATTTCACACCACTTCCAAGTGGCGCTGTGGGCGCAGGCTGGTTGAGGCGTCATACTCCCAAACTACTTACACCCCCCCCGAATCACATTCATCACACTGGCTTACACAGGCTCATATAACCTACTACATACAACCAGTCATTAAAATCTAACATTTAAATACTTCCTTTAAACACACAAAATTGGTAAATTATTCCATAATGACCTACTAATAATCATACACTACCCAAAATGCTGCAGATTGTCTATTGTTTTGCAGTGGTTGAAAAAAATGTGTAGCAGTGTAACAAAAACTGATAAGGTAGCAAAAAAATTACCCAACACTGGTAGCTAATAGAGCAGTGTACAGAGGACAGCTGCAGCTGCTGGCATTGTCCAATTGGTCACGGCAGCCCCCAAAGAATGGGTGGGGGGGCTGGGGGTTTATGAATATTTTTGGTTGGTGTGTGAATAGAGTTTCACATTGTAACCAGCAACCTTACAACAGGCCGACCAAAGACACCCCGATTGAGACGATCTTGTTATTTTCCGTAATCACCATAGGGCAAGGTTAAAGAGCTGACCCCTGGGCTTTCAGGTTCAGCCAAGCATCCCAATACggtcagccaggcaggcaggggaTGGTTGTCTGGGCGAGTCTGAAAAAATCCCAAATTGTGTTCCTTTTTCTTTATGCTCTTTTGTGGAGCCGTAGAGGACACAAATCCGAGCAGTGGTGCACTTACGGCCCTCAGGGGGGCCTTTGTAACACCAGTCCTGCCTGATTTGGGGATTCTGTTCAGCTGGCGGACGCTGCAGACTGCTTAGAGTGTTACCATAGGCAGCCATGCTTTGGGGAAAGGGAGAAAAACATGGTTCAGTCACAGGGTGTTATGTCCCCTTTTTGTCCTCTGTCCACACTTTAGTTGGATCCAGACTGGAATTCTTACCACCATTAGCATTTcttctagctgtgtgtgtgtgtgtgtgtgtgtgtgtgtgtgtgtgtgtgtgtgtgtgtgtgtgtgtgtgtgtgtgtgtgtgtgtgtgtgcgtgtgtgtaagagagagacagcaaaGTGCTAAGACCAAGACACACAGACGCATAGGGAGCTGCAGCCCGCTGTGCCTTCACGCTGCTCTGATGATTTTGATACAAATCCGCTCTGAAGGCTGAGGTCATTCCAAAATAAATTGTGTTGAAACAGAGTGGGGCGTGTAAAATAACAAAAAACTACAACAAATAAAATCAGCCCGTTCTGTTGTTCAGTCAGTCAGGGATGTGGAGGCAGGGCTTTACAATGGAGGAGAATCTAATTCACCACAATGTTAATCTGTGTAGATATCAGACGAGGCCCCAAGGCAGCAGCTTGCCATTTGCTCAGACAAGTGCCCAAATTATTTTATGACCCCGGAAACAACCGTAATAGTTCAAATATATTGGTATGGCTTTTGTTCTCACAAAACTTGATAAACGCACTCAATGTCTGGCACCAACCTGCATGAGGGAAGCAACAAGATCTGAGTGTTAACCCTGAAACCAGGACTAAGATCCTGACTACACACTATACTCTATCAAGGGCTGGGTGGGGGTCATGTCATGTGCAGAAAACCTGTGAAAAAGGAAGTTGGGGAATTTACAGGGACATTTTACTGTGGAGAACATTAACTTACTCTGATCCCTGTGTAGTAGTCCCTACGTGGATTCCCTGGAACCATGGGACCTACAGAAGACTAATACAAAAGAAAAGGAAAATACTGGGCTTGTTAATAAAATGTTAACATTAACAGTAAAACAAAACCCTATTACGTATCGTCTTAAAGGAATCATAAAAATGTAGGTTTGTCCTAAAATCGGGAGAAAAGAAATGACTCATTTTCATCGGATCCAGGATTACGAGAATAATATTGTGAGCTGCTTAGcttgacaaccccccccccccccacaagcaTAACCTCTGATGCCTACAGAACAATAACAAGTGACGCACAGCCTCATTAGACGCTTCATCAAATCGAGCGAATCAAACGGAGCCTCCAAATAACAACTACTTAGTTTTCATTTTCCTCCACTGCTCCATCACACCAGCT
The sequence above is drawn from the Salvelinus fontinalis isolate EN_2023a chromosome 24, ASM2944872v1, whole genome shotgun sequence genome and encodes:
- the LOC129822307 gene encoding vascular endothelial zinc finger 1-like isoform X2, which produces MEPSWSTFLFQQANEALHHQHQVAQNSLLPLLQSGGPEPVDQKPVMPILLDQKPPVSVAELLKDNVASGTGGGGGGGGGPVAVVKKEPKSKTPFICGYCNKAFRDSYHLRRHESCHTGVKMVSRPKKTQTAPTMVPMISTVPQRENSGGQPSYISTIAGILTTATTSASTGSSIMSPTMVPQQHQHQQHQQQSQPKKPAKPVKKNHGCEMCGKAFRDVYHLNRHKLSHSDEKPFECPICQQRFKRKDRMTYHVRSHDGGVHKPYICSVCGKGFSRPDHLSCHVKHVHSSERPFKCQVTACTSAFATKDRLRSHMIRHEGKVTCNICGKMLSAAYITSHLKTHGQASFNNPCNKGLSDWQWNHHSGIRKGELTVGEILNNSFQVLMDISRFQDSNNVHNSGSATPVTNSAAITSAMNRGNASNPVTIAAQMNITTSTVNITSPINLQHPVTLTGPMNIAHPVAITSGMPMNITGPLNIAMRPMDSMPFLSQVLPSSPPW
- the LOC129822307 gene encoding vascular endothelial zinc finger 1-like isoform X1; amino-acid sequence: MEPSWSTFLFQSSVGPMVPGNPRRDYYTGIRQANEALHHQHQVAQNSLLPLLQSGGPEPVDQKPVMPILLDQKPPVSVAELLKDNVASGTGGGGGGGGGPVAVVKKEPKSKTPFICGYCNKAFRDSYHLRRHESCHTGVKMVSRPKKTQTAPTMVPMISTVPQRENSGGQPSYISTIAGILTTATTSASTGSSIMSPTMVPQQHQHQQHQQQSQPKKPAKPVKKNHGCEMCGKAFRDVYHLNRHKLSHSDEKPFECPICQQRFKRKDRMTYHVRSHDGGVHKPYICSVCGKGFSRPDHLSCHVKHVHSSERPFKCQVTACTSAFATKDRLRSHMIRHEGKVTCNICGKMLSAAYITSHLKTHGQASFNNPCNKGLSDWQWNHHSGIRKGELTVGEILNNSFQVLMDISRFQDSNNVHNSGSATPVTNSAAITSAMNRGNASNPVTIAAQMNITTSTVNITSPINLQHPVTLTGPMNIAHPVAITSGMPMNITGPLNIAMRPMDSMPFLSQVLPSSPPW
- the LOC129822307 gene encoding vascular endothelial zinc finger 1-like isoform X4, giving the protein MEPSWSTFLFQSSVGPMVPGNPRRDYYTGIRQANEALHHQHQVAQNSLLPLLQSGGPEPVDQKPVMPILLDQKPPVSVAELLKDNVASGTGGGGGGGGGPVAVVKKEPKSKTPFICGYCNKAFRDSYHLRRHESCHTGVKMVSRPKKTQTAPTMVPMISTVPQRENSGGQPSYISTIAGILTTATTSASTGSSIMSPTMVPQQHQHQQHQQQSQPKKPAKPVKKNHGCEMCGKAFRDVYHLNRHKLSHSDEKPFECPICQQRFKRKDRMTYHVRSHDGGVHKPYICSVCGKGFSRPDHLSCHVKHVHSSERPFKCQVTACTSAFATKDRLRSHMIRHEGKVTCNICGKMLSAAYITSHLKTHGQASFNNPCNKDSNNVHNSGSATPVTNSAAITSAMNRGNASNPVTIAAQMNITTSTVNITSPINLQHPVTLTGPMNIAHPVAITSGMPMNITGPLNIAMRPMDSMPFLSQVLPSSPPW
- the LOC129822307 gene encoding vascular endothelial zinc finger 1-like isoform X5 gives rise to the protein MEPSWSTFLFQQANEALHHQHQVAQNSLLPLLQSGGPEPVDQKPVMPILLDQKPPVSVAELLKDNVASGTGGGGGGGGGPVAVVKKEPKSKTPFICGYCNKAFRDSYHLRRHESCHTGVKMVSRPKKTQTAPTMVPMISTVPQRENSGGQPSYISTIAGILTTATTSASTGSSIMSPTMVPQQHQHQQHQQQSQPKKPAKPVKKNHGCEMCGKAFRDVYHLNRHKLSHSDEKPFECPICQQRFKRKDRMTYHVRSHDGGVHKPYICSVCGKGFSRPDHLSCHVKHVHSSERPFKCQVTACTSAFATKDRLRSHMIRHEGKVTCNICGKMLSAAYITSHLKTHGQASFNNPCNKGLSDWQWNHHSGIRKDSNNVHNSGSATPVTNSAAITSAMNRGNASNPVTIAAQMNITTSTVNITSPINLQHPVTLTGPMNIAHPVAITSGMPMNITGPLNIAMRPMDSMPFLSQVLPSSPPW
- the LOC129822307 gene encoding vascular endothelial zinc finger 1-like isoform X3, whose amino-acid sequence is MEPSWSTFLFQSSVGPMVPGNPRRDYYTGIRQANEALHHQHQVAQNSLLPLLQSGGPEPVDQKPVMPILLDQKPPVSVAELLKDNVASGTGGGGGGGGGPVAVVKKEPKSKTPFICGYCNKAFRDSYHLRRHESCHTGVKMVSRPKKTQTAPTMVPMISTVPQRENSGGQPSYISTIAGILTTATTSASTGSSIMSPTMVPQQHQHQQHQQQSQPKKPAKPVKKNHGCEMCGKAFRDVYHLNRHKLSHSDEKPFECPICQQRFKRKDRMTYHVRSHDGGVHKPYICSVCGKGFSRPDHLSCHVKHVHSSERPFKCQVTACTSAFATKDRLRSHMIRHEGKVTCNICGKMLSAAYITSHLKTHGQASFNNPCNKGLSDWQWNHHSGIRKDSNNVHNSGSATPVTNSAAITSAMNRGNASNPVTIAAQMNITTSTVNITSPINLQHPVTLTGPMNIAHPVAITSGMPMNITGPLNIAMRPMDSMPFLSQVLPSSPPW
- the LOC129822307 gene encoding vascular endothelial zinc finger 1-like isoform X6 — translated: MEPSWSTFLFQQANEALHHQHQVAQNSLLPLLQSGGPEPVDQKPVMPILLDQKPPVSVAELLKDNVASGTGGGGGGGGGPVAVVKKEPKSKTPFICGYCNKAFRDSYHLRRHESCHTGVKMVSRPKKTQTAPTMVPMISTVPQRENSGGQPSYISTIAGILTTATTSASTGSSIMSPTMVPQQHQHQQHQQQSQPKKPAKPVKKNHGCEMCGKAFRDVYHLNRHKLSHSDEKPFECPICQQRFKRKDRMTYHVRSHDGGVHKPYICSVCGKGFSRPDHLSCHVKHVHSSERPFKCQVTACTSAFATKDRLRSHMIRHEGKVTCNICGKMLSAAYITSHLKTHGQASFNNPCNKDSNNVHNSGSATPVTNSAAITSAMNRGNASNPVTIAAQMNITTSTVNITSPINLQHPVTLTGPMNIAHPVAITSGMPMNITGPLNIAMRPMDSMPFLSQVLPSSPPW